Proteins co-encoded in one Malus sylvestris chromosome 9, drMalSylv7.2, whole genome shotgun sequence genomic window:
- the LOC126582123 gene encoding geraniol 8-hydroxylase-like: protein MEAFPLCMMIVLLSVAAYFFITRLVHGGKYENWKNSPPGPVGWPILGNLLQLSSSQIHEHLFKLSKIHGPLFSLKLGPKPVIVAASPEMARIILKEQEAVFSNHVANETSLVMSYDATSLVYSPMGTRWRVLRRILNENVFSTRALDNFTPLRKQKVHGLLKQLYSASSSKNPVNIGEWVFITVANITSNLTCSKSLFEYTTKEGREMKESLRELIKLLGTGNVADFFPLFKPFDPQGLKRRTLEIFWKYDASYEKLIDERLTEREIGINNNTKKEKGDMLDALLNYRSDKDDDLRTLSRNMIKSLLSDMFIASTETSTSTAEWGMAEILKNPDVHKKIVLELDQVVGKDRFVEESDIANLPYLQAAVKEVFRLHPAVPLITRRSYEACEVSGYHFPKDCVAMVNIWGMARDPSIWEEPCKFKPERFIGSKIDVKGQDFNLLPFGCGKRICVGWPLAHRTVQFYLAAFLHAFEWECPPEVVDNMEEFVGITIQKAKSIIAIPKPRLSTSVYM, encoded by the exons ATGGAAGCCTTCCCTCTCTGCATGATGATTGTTTTGTTATCAGTTGCTGCATATTTTTTCATCACTCGTCTTGTCCACGGCGGCAAATATGAGAATTGGAAAAACTCCCCGCCAGGACCTGTTGGATGGCCGATACTCGGCAACCTTCTTCAACTGAGCAGCAGTCAAATACATGAACACTTGTTTAAGTTATCAAAAATTCATGGCCCGCTCTTTAGCCTGAAATTGGGTCCAAAGCCGGTCATCGTGGCAGCTTCGCCGGAAATGGCACGCATTATCCTCAAGGAACAGGAGGCTGTTTTCTCCAATCATGTCGCCAACGAGACCTCCCTAGTCATGTCATATGATGCGACCTCCCTTGTATATTCTCCGATGGGTACACGATGGAGAGTGCTCAGAAGAATATTGAATGAAAATGTCTTCTCTACTAGAGCCCTTGACAATTTTACACCACTTCGCAAGCAAAAG GTCCATGGATTACTGAAGCAGCTCTACTCAGCTTCTTCGTCAAAGAATCCGGTGAACATTGGAGAGTGGGTTTTCATCACCGTAGCCAACATTACAAGTAACCTTACATGCAGTAAGAGCCTTTTTGAATACACAACAAAGGAAGGGAGAGAAATGAAAGAATCATTAAGAGAATTAATAAAACTTCTTGGCACGGGAAATGTTGCTGATTTCTTCCCATTATTCAAGCCCTTTGATCCTCAAGGGCTCAAGCGGAGAACATTGGAGATCTTTTGGAAATATGATGCTTCGTATGAGAAACTTATTGACGAGAGGTTGACAGAGAGGGAAATTGGAATCAACAATAATACTAAGAAGGAGAAAGGGGACATGTTAGATGCATTGTTGAACTATAGAAGTGATAAAGATGATGACCTGAGAACGCTTTCTAGAAACATGATCAAAAGCTTGCTTTCG GACATGTTCATTGCAAGCACGGAGACAAGCACAAGCACTGCCGAGTGGGGAATGGCAGAGATCCTAAAAAACCCTGATGTACACAAGAAAATAGTTCTGGAATTGGACCAAGTTGTTGGAAAGGACAGGTTTGTCGAAGAAAGCGACATTGCGAATTTGCCTTACCTTCAAGCAGCAGTGAAAGAAGTTTTCCGACTCCACCCAGCAGTCCCACTCATTACTCGTCGCTCATACGAAGCTTGTGAGGTTTCTGGGTATCATTTTCCGAAGGATTGCGTTGCGATGGTGAACATTTGGGGGATGGCTAGAGATCCAAGCATTTGGGAAGAGCCTTGCAAATTCAAACCAGAAAGGTTTATTGGTTCGAAGATTGATGTGAAAGGCCAAGACTTCAATCTACTGCCATTTGGGTGTGGGAAAAGGATCTGTGTAGGATGGCCGCTTGCTCATCGCACGGTGCAATTTTACTTGGCAGCATTTCTCCATGCCTTTGAGTGGGAATGCCCTCCTGAAGTCGTGGACAATATGGAAGAATTTGTTGGGATTACAATTCAAAAGGCCAAGAGTATCATCGCCATTCCCAAACCTAGACTCTCAACTTCTGTTTACATGTAA
- the LOC126582131 gene encoding uncharacterized protein LOC126582131, giving the protein MASTSQRPLLLIALLTLSLFAISATASRPCKTLFVSSYSFSLRRLPSSSSSSGFVTVVTEIGQLRPVHIHPARSEDVFVPHHHHHHQDSEKRTQTAPLFPFIGTASSSSSYDLSSLRDRTKDIMSVVVSLLFGVGCGALTAATMYLAWSVFISRHDDSGSSSFDDDFKDLSPKKVGYVKIPEVTADSVSPPPSTV; this is encoded by the coding sequence ATGGCGTCAACAAGTCAACGACCCCTCCTCCTCATCGCCCTCCTCACCCTGTCCCTCTTCGCCATCTCCGCCACCGCATCAAGGCCCTGCAAAACCCTCTTCGTTTCCTCCTACTCCTTCTCCCTCCGCCGTctcccctcctcctcttcctcctccggcTTCGTCACCGTCGTCACCGAAATCGGCCAGCTCCGCCCCGTCCACATCCACCCTGCCCGCTCAGAAGACGTCTTCGTtccacaccaccaccaccaccaccaggaCAGCGAGAAGCGGACTCAGACGGCACCGCTCTTTCCCTTCATCGGAACGGCTTCTTCGTCGTCGTCCTACGACCTCAGCTCCCTGCGCGATCGCACCAAGGACATCATGAGCGTCGTCGTTTCGCTGCTTTTCGGCGTTGGCTGCGGCGCGCTCACCGCCGCCACTATGTACCTGGCTTGGTCCGTCTTCATCAGTCGCCACGACGACAGCGGCTCCAGCTCTTTCGATGACGATTTCAAAGACTTGAGCCCGAAGAAGGTGGGTTATGTCAAGATTCCGGAGGTGACCGCTGACTCCGTTTCCCCACCACCGTCTACAGTGTGA
- the LOC126582685 gene encoding uncharacterized protein LOC126582685, with protein sequence MPSSRTPLLPTTKVNEGTRYRATTAAMAKRVSSRNSNEAAWTGGVKSVFRFFRFAEFEILFVLFFVIAFIIFKDLTSRPEYSQILVKKPGGGSIWPY encoded by the exons ATGCCATCCTCGCGAACCCCATTACTACCAACTACCAAGGTAAACGAAGGCACACGATACagagccaccaccgcagcgatgGCGAAACGAGTCAGCAGCCGGAATTCGAACGAGGCCGCATGGACTGGGGGCGTCAAGTCGGTTTTTCGGTTCTTTCGATTCGCCGAGTTCGAAATCCTCTTTGTTCTTTTCTTCGTAATCGCTTTCATCATTTTCAAAGATCTC ACATCAAGGCCGGAATACAGTCAGATTCTCGTAAAAAAGCCAGGCGGCGGTAGTATTTGGCCGTACTAG
- the LOC126582682 gene encoding protein LEAD-SENSITIVE 1-like: MGVLSNKIQRDLLKPGDHIYSWRHAYLYSHHGIYFGEGKVIHFTRGAGQETGTGTVLDRFLLSSSPSHSSDNPCPNCGDQSTLDGVISSCIDCFLSGGYLYLFEYGVNPAFFIAKARGGTCTLARSDPPEDVLHRASFLLQNGFGSYDIFKNNCEDFAIYCKTGLLVFTSISVGRSGQAASIVAAATAVVSSPLRFLTTSFTGLGVVGCGMYCISRIVSDIGIRRDVKKVPVERLITPCALDESVVATEVLKKE, encoded by the exons ATGGGAGTGCTGTCGAACAAGATCCAGAGGGATCTTCTGAAACCTGGAGATCACATCTATTCATGGCGCCACGCCTACCTCTATTCCCACCACG GGATATACTTTGGTGAAGGAAAGGTTATTCACTTCACTCGAGGAGCTGGCCAGGAAACTGGCACCGGAACTGTGTTAGACCGCTTCCTTCTAAGCAGCTCTCCATCCCATTCTTCGGACAATCCGTGCCCAAACTGCGGAGACCAATCGACACTTGATGGTGTCATCTCTTCTTGCATAGATTGTTTTCTATCAGGCGGTTATCTTTACCTCTTTGAATATGGTGTCAATCCAGCTTTCTTTATTGCCAAAGCTAGAGGGGGCACCTGTACCCTTGCCCGGTCTGACCCACCCGAAGATGTCCTTCATCGCGCTTCTTTCCTTCTGCAGAATGGTTTTGGTAGTTATGACATTTTCAAAAACAACTGCGAAGACTTTGCTATATATTGCAAAACAGGTTTGCTCGTGTTCACTAGCATTAGTGTGGGCAGGAGTGGACAGGCAGCCTCCATTGTAGCTGCCGCAACAGCTGTTGTTTCTTCACCGCTTCGCTTTTTGACTACCAGTTTTACTGGTCTGGGTGTTGTAGGCTGTGGCATGTATTGCATTAGTAGAATTGTTTCTGATATCGGAATACGCCGAGATGTTAAGAAAGTACCGGTGGAGAGACTGATTACCCCCTGTGCCCTAGACGAGTCAGTGGTTGCAACTGAAGTGCTCAAGAAAGAATAA